In the Terriglobales bacterium genome, ACCCGATGGCCCGATCACCCGATTCGACTTCCGCCCTTTCTGTCTCCGTGGTTAAATCGTTTCTAGAATGAGCTCCCCTGCATTACCGCGCAGCGGCCCCGATCTCAGCATTAGTTTCTGCGGCCTGACTTTCAAAAACCCAATCATCGCCGCGAGCGGGACCTTCGGATACGGCGTAGAGTTCGAAGACATCGTCGCACTCGACAAGCTCGGCGGCTTTGTCGTTAAGGGACTCTCACTTGAGCCGATGGCCGGCAATCCTCCGCCACGCATGTTCGAGACAGCCGCAGGCATGCTCAACGCAATTGGGCTGCAGAACATTGGCGCCGAAGCTTTCCTGCGCGAGAAGCTTCCCATTCTGGCACGCAAAAAGAACCTGATCGTTATCGCTAACGTCTTCGGCTATGCGCGAGAGGACTACGAAGCCGTAATCCGCATCCTGAATGAAGGCGAAAACATCTCAGCTTACGAACTGAACGTATCCTGTCCTAACACAAAGCAGGGCGGCATTAGTTTCGGCAGTGACGTACATGCATTGGAAGAAGTAGTATCCGCCTGTAAGCGGCTCTCGCGGCGTCCCCTGATCGTGAAACTGTCACCTAACGTGACCAGCATCCCTCTGATGGCCAAGGTGGCCGAAGAGGCCGGGGCGGACGCAATTTCGTTGATCAATACTTTCGTTGCGCTCGCGATCGATCCTGAAACCCGCAAGCCGCGTATCTCGAATATTACTGCCGGCCTCTCGGGTCCCGCGATCAAGCCGATCGCTCTGCGCATGGTGTATGAGGCCTCCCGCGCGGTGAACATCCCGGTCATCGGCATGGGTGGAATCGCGACCGGCAGTGACGTCGTAGAGTTTTTGCTCGCAGGCGCAGCCGCAGTTCAGGTTGGCACTGCAAGCTACTTCGATCCCTGCGCGACCGAACACATCATCGATCAGCTCTATCGCTGGTGCATCGAGCATCGCGTGAGAGATGTGAAGGAGCTGATCGGCGGACTGAAAGTTGAAGGGTGAGAAAGAATCGGGTGATCGGGTGAAGTAAGAGACAAGAGGCTCGCCCTTCCGATCCCCTCCCTTTGGTCGAGGGACGACAGTCTTGGAAGTAGGACAACCGTGCAGGCCTTTTGGTCTTACTTCACCCGATGACCCGATCACCCGATGGCCCGATCAAACGAGAGCGCGGCAGTCTGCTTTGTTATAATCAGTTGGTTCCGAGCGGGAGTAACTCAGCGGTAGAGTGCGACCTTGCCAAGGTCGAAGTCGCGGGTTCAAATCCCGTCTCCCGCTCCAACTTGCTGAAGCTGTTTAAGTTAACCCTCGCTGTGGGCGAGGGTTTTCGGTGTTAGGCAAGCCGTCTTAGAGAGGGCGCGGTACCCAAGTGGTAAGGGAGAGGTCTGCAAAACCTTTATGCGTCGGTTCGATTCCGACCCGCGCCTCCATTCTTTCTTTTCCTCCGGCTGGCTTCAGCGGTACTCCGCTGTCTAAATCGATCATTCCGGCAAGATGACTGCTTTCTCCCTCGGGATCGCATCGTAAGCAGCTCTGTCGATGCTCAGGTGCGCCATCACGAGTTCCGGAGGAGTGTGCGCCAGCCACTCGGAAAGCGAGAGATCCTGATATCGGCTCGCCTTGAACATTTCCAGAAATCGAAGGTCTGTGTTGCCGGTGTTCTCGATGTAATGCGGTAACGTGTGTTGCACATAACCCACGTCGCCGGCTTCAAAATTCATCGTGCGAGCGCGGTGGCCGGTGGAAAGCACGGTCATCCTGCCCGTGCCGCTGATGAAATATTGCCATTCGTCGGCGTTCTGGTGCCAGTGCAGTTCCCGCATGCCCCCAGGATGGATCGTCACGATTGCCGCGGCGATCGTTGTTGATACCTTGAACGTGTTCGAGTCAACAATGAGAACCTCGCCACCTTTTGTTTTCTTCGCGGGCGCAAGTTGGCTGGTTCGAAACGAGAAATCGTGGGGCGATGGACCAAGCTTTCCTGCAGCAAGCTTTTGATCGTCTCCGAGCGAGCCGGGCATTGGAGCCTGGAAGATGAAGAGTTCGCCGTTGAACATCTGATCGACAGATTGCTTGGAGATTCCAAAATTCTTTAGCAGGACCTCCTTCGGCGTATGCGTCACGATGTCAGACAGCAGCACCGTCGCGTACTCGGAGAAGTCGCCGTCGTCGAATACCAGCAAAAATTCTGCGCCATCAGGGCCGAGTCCCTGGATGGAGTGGGGAATGCCGGTCGGAAAGTACCAGAGATCGCCCTGCTCCGTGTCCCGGACAAAACTTCGGCCTTCGTTATCGATGGCGGTGATTCTTGCGGAGCCGTAAAGCATGATGGCCCACTCAGCGGCGGTGTGCCAATGCAGCTCACGAACGCCGCCAGCCGTGAGTCTCATGTTCACTCCGGCCATGGATTTGGAAACAGGCAGCTCTCGGACTGTGACCTCGCGCGACCATCCACCTTCGAAGACGCGCCGGTTGGAGAGCGAGAACGGATACTTAAAAGTGGGCACACCACCGGCGTCAGTCAAGGGCGGGACACTTACATCCCGATTGGCGGCATCAAGAGCTTTGTTTGTCGGACCGGGATCGCTCACGCGCGTCGTTCTGCCGGTCTTTACTTCTCCTGACGATGACTGCGCTGCCGCAACATCGTTTATGGCCAGAATTCCCGCAACGCCTGCCACTGCGGCCGAGCCGAGTTCGAGAAAACCACGGCGCGAAATCTCGTTGTTATCGTTCTTGTCGTCCATCCCTGTGACCCCTCGCTGACCGTCTGAATTTTCCGCGCTGAGTTTACCGCAATCGCGGCACACGCAGATTATGGAGTGTCACGTAGTGTATAGGCGGAGTACTGAGACGAAAGCTCAGTCTGGCAATTTGGTCCCGAAGTATTGTTCCCGATGAGCAAAGCGTTAGGACCAGGAGAGGCGAACACGAAGGCCGCGAAGGCAAGACAAAAGGTCACGGAGGGCCATGGCTCTTTTCTGCGTGACCTTCGCCGTTAACTTCGTGACCTTCGTGTTCGCTCTTTCCGCAGGCATATGGAGCATCCATGCCAGCTTGCGGAACACCAAACCCCGAAGAAATGTTCCCTTTTGCCCGGCTGCTCAACGCGGCTGAGGTGGCTGGGGCAGCTTTTCGATGAGGCTTTCGTCCTTCTTCTGATAATGCTGCTCTACCTTGGCGAATTCCCTCCGTGAATCTTCGGTTTTCCCCAAGGTCTGGTAAATGCGCGCCAGCCGATAGTGCGCGTCAGGTTCGGCCGGATCGAGGTCCCGGGCGTGCTGAAGTGCGTCGATGGCATCGGCATAGTTTTTCTGACGCGTGTAGATTGTGCCCAGATCCATGTATGCCATCCGCAGATCAGGTTTTAACTGAAGTGCCTTCTTAAGCAGAGGAACGGCTCCGTCCGGATTCGTCCTCTTCATTTCTATATCGCCGAGATAGCCGATCGCCTGCGCGTTAGCCGGATCGTTGGCGAGTTCATTCTCGAACTCCTGCTTTGCCTCATCGAAGCGATTCGACTTCCAATACAGGAAGCCGAGTCCGAAATGAACATTAGGCTCTCGTGGAGCAACTCGCGCTGCCTGCTTGAATTCGGTGATCGCGTCCAGCGTTCGATCCGAACTATCCAAAGCTCCGCCAAGCAGCATGTGAATGGCTGCCGAGTCAGGATTCTGTTGGAGGATGTGACGGAATGTATCGATCGCGCAGGGATAGTTCTTCACGAACAAACAACTCTGAGCCAGCATCTGTTGCAGCTCGAGATTCGCTGGATCGGCCTTCGTTGCAAGTTCCAGTTGTTTAGCGGCCGCGTCGAACTGCCTGGCTCCGTAATAGCTCATACCAAGCAGAGTTCTCGCCTGCATGTTTTTCGGATCTGCTGCCAGCGCAGCGCGAAATGGGGCGATCGCTGCCTGGAACTTGCCCAGCTTGAAGAGAGCTAAGCCAAGATTGAGTTGAATCCCATTCAGCTTTGGATCTAGCGCGAGAGCCTGTCGATAGGCAACGACCGCTTCCTCGTATTCTTGCTGTTTGGATAGCACGACGCCCAGGCTCGCGAAGGCCGCAGCGTCACGGGGATTCTGTGCTGTGACGGCGCGCCACGCCTTGGTTGCGTCCGCAAGCCTTCCCTGGCGCTCGAGAGCCGTTGCGTCAGAAGGCATCGTCTGTGCCTGGGCAGGAGCAAGCCACAGAAGAGCGATCAGAGATATCGACACCCGGAGCTTCATTGAATGTCTGCAGACGTCAGTCGAACGGCGAGCAGCGTTTCACAACGATGTCTCATTCTCTTTGAGACTGTCATCCCTCGGCCGCCGCGGAGAAGTAAGTATGCCGTCGAAGCAAATGCGGCCCGGGGGATCTGCTGTTCTTCTCTGTCACGATGAGGCACAACAGATCCCGGCGCCGCAACAGCCAAATTCTCGGTGCATCATACAAGGTTGCGACGGCGCGAGGGATGACAGTCTAAAAACCTGGCTATACCGATCAGATCATCGACGTTCCTGATCGCAGAAACAGAGCACCAAGAAAAAACCCGCCTGGCTCCCACCAGGCGGGCGTGCGAGAGGGTTCCCATACAACCAAGGCTAAAAGATCACCTTCGCTCCGAGCTGCAGAGTTCGAGCATCGTTGGCGCTGGTGATCTTACCAACGTCAGTACCGCCGATCGCGCTGTTGATACCTCCACCATTTACGTCTCCGCGGAACTGCGTGTGGTTCCAAATGTTGTAGGCCTCGAAACGGAGTTCGGTGTGTAGACGCTCGGTGAAGGCGATGTTCTTGAAGAGCGCCATGTTCCAGTTGTCTCGCCCGGGACCGCGTAACGCGTTCTTGCGCATGTTGCCGAAGATCGCGGTTGTGCTGCCCGGTATGAGATTGATGGCAAAGGCTGAGGGATCAAACCATTGAATCGTGTTGTTTCCACTACTCAAGGTTGTCGCTGTGTGGGGATAGCTGATCGCTCCAACCTGATTTGGCCGCACGGAGCAGTTCTGAACCGTTTGGCACACATTGTTACCGGAGACGCCAAGGTTGATCGGCGCGCCCGTTTCCATCGTCACGATTCCTGACAACTCCCATCCTCCGACGGTGTTCTTCAGCAAATTGTTGGAACTGGAGCGGAAGAATGGAACGTTGTAGATGAAGTTGACGAATGCAACATGGGTACGGTCGAAGATCGACGGACCCCAATCGTTTTTCCATCCGAGATACGGATTCGACGTGTTGTTGAGATCAAAACCATCGCCGCCGGTGCCGGTTGTGGGATCCAGAGCGCGAGACCACGTGTACGCTCCCTGCAGTGAGAGGTCACGTATCTTCGATCGCAACTCAACTTGAAGCGAGTTATAGTTCGAGTTCGCTCCATTTTGGTCTACATTGATGCTGCGGTATCCCAAAAAGGGAACGGCCTTGTTGTACTGCGCGGCTGCCGTTGAATTGGTGATGAAGGTCGGCAGCAGGCTTGCATTGGGCAAATTGAGTTCCTGCCGGAAGCTCAAATACCGGTTTTGGTTTCCTACATACGATGTGGACAATACAGTTTGCCGGCCAAGCTGGTGTTGAATGCCAAGACTGTACTGATAGCTGGTTGGATTCTTGTAGTGTTTGGCGTCGAGCTCCTGAATGCTGTTAACCGTAACCGGAAGAGTCGCGCTGCTGATTGTTGCGTTGGTTTGATCAACCCCGACGTGGGGATCGGAGAGAGAAACGTTGCTTATCGAAGCTGATCCACCGAACAGGTTATTCCCGCCAGCCTGGTACATATCGTTGCCCTGGATGCGCTCGAACATGATGCCGAGTCCTCCACGAAGCACCGTCGTTCCACGTCCCGTCAGATCGTAGGCGAAGCCCAACCGAGGACCGAAGTTGTTCCAATGATTGTCCACCAGGGCGTTGGTTACCCCAGGAGTCTGGCCGGGCACGCCAAGACCATTTGCATATTGCAAGAGCCCATTGAGTGCAGGGTTGGGACCGGTGGCCAACGCTGGGCTCGCAGCTGTGCAGGAGGAATTCGGAATACCAGCTCCAGCGCAGATCGCCGTACCGTTGGTATTTGCGAACAGCGGAGCATTCGCCGGGTTGTACAGAGCCGGATAGAAGTTCGACATCTGTCCGTTGATTTCTGCCGTGTGCGGCATTCCGTCCCAGCGCAGGCCGAGGTTCAGCGTCAGACGCCTGGTGGCATGCCAGTTGTCCTGCACGTATCCAAACCAGGAAACGCTGTTCCAGTTTCGGTCGTCTTTGAGAGCAGCTTCGCTGTAGCCGCTGGAGAGACCGAGCAGGAAGTCGGCAAAATCATAGCCAGTGAAATTCCCGTTGAATCCGAAGTTTCCCTGCGTGGTGGTCTGCAATGGTTGCAGCTTCCGGAAGTTTAGCCAGCCGGCGCCAAACTTGAACTGATGTGCGCCGCGTGTCCAAGAGAGATCATCGCGAATCTGATAGCTGTCGGCAACGTTGCTCCAGGGCCACCAGTTCGCATCGTAACGCGACCCAGTCTTTCCACCCGCGTTCAGATTGATGATTGGAGTAACGTCTGTCGGGCTGCCGAAGAGCTTGTGCTGGGAGAAACCTGTATCTGTGAGCTTGTATTTGCCGGCGGGAAGGATGTTGATCCGGTTTCCGCCGTAGTTAAACGCCACTTCGTTGAGCAATGTTGGACCGATGATGTGCGTAGCATGAACAACCCCGCTGTACGACGGATTGCCAAACGTATCGAAAACGGTCGGCAAGTTAGCGCCGCCACTCCAGCGCGTGGGAATGTCGGTCTGCAGAATCTGCTCTGCGATGAAGTGGCCGAAGACAGAAAACTTCTCGTTGAAGGTATGGTCAACCCGGACCAGTTCCTCTTTCACGTTTGTGGGTGAATCGGCGCCGCCAATGAATGTGCGTCCCGAAGTGGGAGCTGGGAATATTCCGGCCTTAAGTAACGCCTGCGCGTTGGGATCGAGCAGAGATGCGGGGATCGTATTGTTAGGGAAGGGCTGACCCGAACTGAGACCGGCAGCGGTGAACTTCGCTTGCTGCGAGGAAGAGAGCGTGGAGAAGTTGGGTACGTGCAGCGTGGTCTGGCCGGTGTTGAGAACGCCGCCAAAGTTGAGGGCGTCGTTCATATTACCGCCATAGGTGCTGGTAAATGGCACATTCGTCCGCAGGGCGCCGCCCTGAATCAGATCGCGCCACTCCATGTTGTAAAAGAAAAACGTCTTGGGCTCAGAGCCGCTCTTGAATTTGACTGGACCACCAACGTTGAAGCCGTAAGTGTTAAACCGCAGCTTCGGCATCTTGTTTTCTGAGCCGTTCGCGTTGAATCTTGGAGTAAAGAAATTTCGAGCGTTGAAGGCATCGTTGCGCCCGAACCACCAGGCTGCGGCATGCAGCGTCCTGGTGCCGGACTTGAGCGCCGAAGTCACGGTTGCCGAAGATGACAGCCCGTATTCCGCGCTGTAGTTGGAGGTCAACTGCCGAAACTCGGCAATAGCATCGATGGAAGGCATCACAATCGCGCCTGAACCGCCTCTATCTGCAGCTTCGGCGCCATCGATCATGTACAAGTTGTGGGCTACGCGTTGACCGTTAAAGGCTACGTTCTGGTCGCCGCCCATTGGAGTCGGAACTTGGAAGTCCCCTTGCAGGCTGCTCGCTCCTGGAGTCAGGTTGACGATGGAGTACAGGCTGCGACCGTTAGTCTCGAGCTGCGTGATCTGCTCGCCGGTAATGATGCTGCTGACCTCGCCGTTCTCAGTCTTGACGACAATGGGAGCAGCTTCGACCGTGATCGACGTCTGGGTTGCGCCGACCTTGAGAGTGAAGTCGACGCGTCGACGGTCGGCTACGTTCAGCACGACTCCGGTCGTGTCTGCCAGGCTGAAGCCGGAGGCCTGGACTTTTACGTCATAGTTCCCGATCGGCAGTGCGCTCGCAACGTATTGACCAGCATCATTGCTCGTCAGTTTACGGGACTGCCCCGTTGCCATGTTGGTAATAGTGATCGCGGCATTCGGGACTACCGCTCCCGAACTGTCAGTGACTGTGCCTACGAGTGTGGCGTCTTGCGCAAAGGCCTGCACGGCAGACATTCCCAAAACCAAACTGAGTATCAGGAGAAAGTGTTTGCGGCGCGGCTTCGCGGCCTGAATAAGACTCTCGGCATACGTGGACGAAAGCTTCATTGCCAGCCTCCAAAAGGAGATTTTTGCTGCTCACGAATTTGACTAAAACCTTATAGATCTAAATCTAAATCGATTTAGATTTTTTCTCGGCCCGAAACTCTGCCACGAGCAGGCAGGGGTTGTCAAACCATTTTTGGGGCGGGATTTGAATTACCAACGAGGGAAGGAGAGGAGATTATCAGGACCGCGCGGTTTTACGCCCTCGCGAGTTGCCTGGAGTCATTTCAGTGCTGGCAAGAGCGCGCGTAGATTCACGAACTACAAGCATGGGTTCAACCAGGATCTCGGCAGGCTTTTCCTCGGGATGCTCGATTCTCTTGATCAGCGTGTTTGCCGCCAGCTCACCCATACGAATCAGCGGTTGGCGAATGGTCGTCAATCGAGGCACGTTGAAGGCAGCCTGGTCGATGTCATCGAAGCCGATCACCGAGACGTCTTTCGGCACTTTGAGGCCGGCATCGCGAAATGCGCGAATCGCTCCGATGGCAGAACCGTCATTGAAGGCGACAAGAGCAGTGAAATCGCGCGAAGCCTTCAACAGCTCTTTTGCCGCGTGATAGCCCAGGTCGGCCATGGTGGTGTCGTTACATTCGGGATACTTGCCTAACCCGCGCGTCAACCTGGGAGAAATCCGAATACGTAGGTCAGCCGCCGCTTTCTGCACGCTCTCCCATCGATCTTCGGTATCGCCATTGCCCTCGGGACCGCGGAAGAACGCGATTTTGCGATGTCCCAGGGTACGCAAATGCTTGAGCGCCAACCGCGCGGCACGGGCATTGTCGATGACGATGCTGCTCACGTCTGAGGCTTCGGTGATGTCAGAGACAGCAACCACGGGTACCGGCAGATTGCGTCCCAGCGGAGTGTTGATGAAGATCATGCCTTCAACTCCGCGGTCCAAAAGCGTGTCCGGCGACTTCTCGATCAGCTCGGGAGCACCTCGGTGGCTTACTACGAAATAGAAGTAGCCCTGCTGGGCAAGCCGCTTCTCAATTCCGCTGATCAGCGATGAAGAAAACTCATCGCCGATATCCGGGACGAGGACCGCGACGCAATAAGTCCGCTTACCATGCAGGTAGCGCGCAAAGACGTTCGGCCGGTAATTGAATTGCCGCACGGCCTCCCAGATTCTTTTCTTCGTCTTTTCCGCAATGGTAGCAGCCAGTGGGGAGTCGCTGATAACCACGGAAATCGTAGTGGGCGAAAGCTCCAGATGTTGCGCGAGATGCTTCAGCGTGACCCGGTCGCCGTTCCCATTCCGGGATGAATTATGGTTTTTCCCCGCCATTGTCCCTGATTTCCGCCTGCGAGCTTAGCACGAATCGTACCAGTAGCCTGACACGCGAGACGTGATCAAGGCAAGCAGAGAGCGGCGAATGATGGGCTTTTTATGGTGCAGCCCAGCCCATCGAAAGCTTGGCGATCGTTACTGCCTCCACAAAAGCGGCTCACCTGGCTCAACGCATCATCCCAAACAGAATCAATCCAAGTCCGGCGAGAGTGCTAATAAAGGACGAGAGCCAGAACACTGACAATGTCGTCAGTAGTGTTACTGAGCAGAGTACGAGACTGACCTCCAGCATGACTTCGGCAACGTCAAAGTATGTGGCGCGGTGGGCTGCAGACTCCGTCTCCGCTTCGAGGTGTTCAGCTTTTTGCCGGATCCTTTCTGCGTCTTCCGATTCCTTCTTGCCGGTTCCCGCCAGTTGACTCGCCAGATCTTTGCCCGATGCTGTCAGCATCGCCAGCCTGGAATCGGCTTCGTACATATGTGAGCGCGAGTTTTTTGCCTGGTAGTATCCCCACTGATCGGCTGCGCGAGTTTGCAAGACCACCTCTTCGGTGTGCATTCTGTGGGCAAGCATCGTCGCCAGGGCAAGAAAGACCGCAACCACGGCCATGGTTACGCCAATGCGCTTCTCACCCTGAACCTCAGCGCGTTCTTCTGCTTCCTTAAGCTCACTGGGCTCCATTCAACTCTCCTCTACGTTCCGCTTTCGTGACATCACCAACATTACGTCCGTTGGGCACGAGGCTAGCTTCCGCCTAGGACCAACGGCAAGCCATTCTTTTGATTGCCGACGATTACAATCTTTGAGTTCGGTGATGCTGCGACCTTTTCCGTCGCTTCGATTCCTTTCCACTCCAGCAGTCCCGGCGTGATGCCTTGCGCCACGATCGTCTGGAAGTCCTTAATGCCTTGGGCCTCGATTCTCTTGCGGT is a window encoding:
- a CDS encoding dihydroorotate dehydrogenase, translating into MSSPALPRSGPDLSISFCGLTFKNPIIAASGTFGYGVEFEDIVALDKLGGFVVKGLSLEPMAGNPPPRMFETAAGMLNAIGLQNIGAEAFLREKLPILARKKNLIVIANVFGYAREDYEAVIRILNEGENISAYELNVSCPNTKQGGISFGSDVHALEEVVSACKRLSRRPLIVKLSPNVTSIPLMAKVAEEAGADAISLINTFVALAIDPETRKPRISNITAGLSGPAIKPIALRMVYEASRAVNIPVIGMGGIATGSDVVEFLLAGAAAVQVGTASYFDPCATEHIIDQLYRWCIEHRVRDVKELIGGLKVEG
- a CDS encoding cupin domain-containing protein, yielding MDDKNDNNEISRRGFLELGSAAVAGVAGILAINDVAAAQSSSGEVKTGRTTRVSDPGPTNKALDAANRDVSVPPLTDAGGVPTFKYPFSLSNRRVFEGGWSREVTVRELPVSKSMAGVNMRLTAGGVRELHWHTAAEWAIMLYGSARITAIDNEGRSFVRDTEQGDLWYFPTGIPHSIQGLGPDGAEFLLVFDDGDFSEYATVLLSDIVTHTPKEVLLKNFGISKQSVDQMFNGELFIFQAPMPGSLGDDQKLAAGKLGPSPHDFSFRTSQLAPAKKTKGGEVLIVDSNTFKVSTTIAAAIVTIHPGGMRELHWHQNADEWQYFISGTGRMTVLSTGHRARTMNFEAGDVGYVQHTLPHYIENTGNTDLRFLEMFKASRYQDLSLSEWLAHTPPELVMAHLSIDRAAYDAIPREKAVILPE
- a CDS encoding tetratricopeptide repeat protein, with amino-acid sequence MKLRVSISLIALLWLAPAQAQTMPSDATALERQGRLADATKAWRAVTAQNPRDAAAFASLGVVLSKQQEYEEAVVAYRQALALDPKLNGIQLNLGLALFKLGKFQAAIAPFRAALAADPKNMQARTLLGMSYYGARQFDAAAKQLELATKADPANLELQQMLAQSCLFVKNYPCAIDTFRHILQQNPDSAAIHMLLGGALDSSDRTLDAITEFKQAARVAPREPNVHFGLGFLYWKSNRFDEAKQEFENELANDPANAQAIGYLGDIEMKRTNPDGAVPLLKKALQLKPDLRMAYMDLGTIYTRQKNYADAIDALQHARDLDPAEPDAHYRLARIYQTLGKTEDSRREFAKVEQHYQKKDESLIEKLPQPPQPR
- a CDS encoding carboxypeptidase regulatory-like domain-containing protein, with the translated sequence MKLSSTYAESLIQAAKPRRKHFLLILSLVLGMSAVQAFAQDATLVGTVTDSSGAVVPNAAITITNMATGQSRKLTSNDAGQYVASALPIGNYDVKVQASGFSLADTTGVVLNVADRRRVDFTLKVGATQTSITVEAAPIVVKTENGEVSSIITGEQITQLETNGRSLYSIVNLTPGASSLQGDFQVPTPMGGDQNVAFNGQRVAHNLYMIDGAEAADRGGSGAIVMPSIDAIAEFRQLTSNYSAEYGLSSSATVTSALKSGTRTLHAAAWWFGRNDAFNARNFFTPRFNANGSENKMPKLRFNTYGFNVGGPVKFKSGSEPKTFFFYNMEWRDLIQGGALRTNVPFTSTYGGNMNDALNFGGVLNTGQTTLHVPNFSTLSSSQQAKFTAAGLSSGQPFPNNTIPASLLDPNAQALLKAGIFPAPTSGRTFIGGADSPTNVKEELVRVDHTFNEKFSVFGHFIAEQILQTDIPTRWSGGANLPTVFDTFGNPSYSGVVHATHIIGPTLLNEVAFNYGGNRINILPAGKYKLTDTGFSQHKLFGSPTDVTPIINLNAGGKTGSRYDANWWPWSNVADSYQIRDDLSWTRGAHQFKFGAGWLNFRKLQPLQTTTQGNFGFNGNFTGYDFADFLLGLSSGYSEAALKDDRNWNSVSWFGYVQDNWHATRRLTLNLGLRWDGMPHTAEINGQMSNFYPALYNPANAPLFANTNGTAICAGAGIPNSSCTAASPALATGPNPALNGLLQYANGLGVPGQTPGVTNALVDNHWNNFGPRLGFAYDLTGRGTTVLRGGLGIMFERIQGNDMYQAGGNNLFGGSASISNVSLSDPHVGVDQTNATISSATLPVTVNSIQELDAKHYKNPTSYQYSLGIQHQLGRQTVLSTSYVGNQNRYLSFRQELNLPNASLLPTFITNSTAAAQYNKAVPFLGYRSINVDQNGANSNYNSLQVELRSKIRDLSLQGAYTWSRALDPTTGTGGDGFDLNNTSNPYLGWKNDWGPSIFDRTHVAFVNFIYNVPFFRSSSNNLLKNTVGGWELSGIVTMETGAPINLGVSGNNVCQTVQNCSVRPNQVGAISYPHTATTLSSGNNTIQWFDPSAFAINLIPGSTTAIFGNMRKNALRGPGRDNWNMALFKNIAFTERLHTELRFEAYNIWNHTQFRGDVNGGGINSAIGGTDVGKITSANDARTLQLGAKVIF
- a CDS encoding LacI family DNA-binding transcriptional regulator — translated: MAGKNHNSSRNGNGDRVTLKHLAQHLELSPTTISVVISDSPLAATIAEKTKKRIWEAVRQFNYRPNVFARYLHGKRTYCVAVLVPDIGDEFSSSLISGIEKRLAQQGYFYFVVSHRGAPELIEKSPDTLLDRGVEGMIFINTPLGRNLPVPVVAVSDITEASDVSSIVIDNARAARLALKHLRTLGHRKIAFFRGPEGNGDTEDRWESVQKAAADLRIRISPRLTRGLGKYPECNDTTMADLGYHAAKELLKASRDFTALVAFNDGSAIGAIRAFRDAGLKVPKDVSVIGFDDIDQAAFNVPRLTTIRQPLIRMGELAANTLIKRIEHPEEKPAEILVEPMLVVRESTRALASTEMTPGNSRGRKTARS
- a CDS encoding DUF4337 domain-containing protein; its protein translation is MEPSELKEAEERAEVQGEKRIGVTMAVVAVFLALATMLAHRMHTEEVVLQTRAADQWGYYQAKNSRSHMYEADSRLAMLTASGKDLASQLAGTGKKESEDAERIRQKAEHLEAETESAAHRATYFDVAEVMLEVSLVLCSVTLLTTLSVFWLSSFISTLAGLGLILFGMMR